A genomic segment from Kyrpidia tusciae DSM 2912 encodes:
- a CDS encoding sugar phosphate isomerase/epimerase family protein encodes MQERREENGRTDERRQWFVSALPLLGQGLTEILQTAREWEWPGVELVMDGEVWQYPGGAIQHIRKSLPGENLPITLHAPVFEINLANPLYPEQRLLAERQYVGALVTAAEVGAGHVVIHPGYGSRTYDRELAQSFAREHLARLCKMAERLGVLMVVENAGVGPAALFNQNEFAALIEEFSSPYCGAIVDIGHAFANGWDLPGLFAALGNRVRAVHIHDNGGSADEHLPLGHGRLPWAEVDRAMRALPGPVHQVIEYREDTDLEVIRSHVAQLTGREREKAGGI; translated from the coding sequence ATGCAGGAACGACGAGAAGAAAACGGGAGAACCGACGAGCGGAGACAGTGGTTCGTCTCCGCCCTGCCCTTGCTGGGACAAGGGCTGACGGAGATTCTCCAGACCGCCCGGGAGTGGGAGTGGCCGGGGGTGGAGCTTGTTATGGACGGCGAGGTGTGGCAATACCCCGGCGGGGCGATTCAGCATATTCGTAAGAGCCTGCCCGGAGAGAACCTGCCCATCACCCTCCACGCGCCGGTGTTCGAGATCAATTTGGCAAACCCCCTTTATCCTGAACAACGGCTCCTGGCCGAGCGCCAGTACGTGGGCGCCCTGGTCACGGCGGCGGAAGTCGGCGCCGGCCACGTGGTGATTCATCCCGGGTACGGCTCCCGCACCTACGATCGGGAACTGGCCCAGTCCTTTGCCCGGGAGCACTTGGCCCGGCTGTGCAAAATGGCCGAGCGCCTCGGCGTGCTCATGGTGGTGGAGAACGCCGGGGTGGGGCCGGCCGCTTTGTTCAACCAGAACGAGTTCGCGGCGTTGATCGAAGAATTTTCTTCCCCCTATTGCGGAGCCATCGTCGACATCGGCCACGCCTTCGCCAACGGGTGGGATCTCCCCGGGTTGTTCGCCGCCCTGGGGAACCGGGTCCGGGCGGTGCACATCCACGATAACGGCGGATCGGCGGACGAGCACCTGCCCCTGGGCCATGGGCGCCTGCCCTGGGCGGAGGTGGACCGGGCGATGCGAGCCTTGCCCGGTCCCGTTCATCAAGTGATCGAATATCGGGAGGACACGGACCTTGAGGTGATCCGCTCCCACGTGGCTCAGCTCACGGGTAGGGAGCGGGAGAAGGCCGGGGGGATCTGA
- a CDS encoding carbohydrate ABC transporter permease → MERVLAGTSIASEAGKEAGGRRRGLSRLGPYAYLLPVLAILGVFVYWPLVQTAILSLYEWNRVSPVKTYIGGRNYAELFGSRDFRLAAWNTLQYMFWILLGKGALPLIAAWAVAEITGPWHRIYRGVLFVPAVVSAAVASLLWLWILNPIGGVLNGLLQVFGIQGPMWLSDPHWVVVALSAVGAWKGFGLSFILYLAGLVNIPQEYVEAARVDGAGRWQIFWRITWPLLMPTTVFVALTSALEAVQDVFVPIQMLTQGGPNQASTNLVYLIWEQGFQFFRTGLASATSVVVFAVFLVLAVWQIRVIDRRMREE, encoded by the coding sequence ATGGAGCGGGTGTTGGCGGGTACCTCCATCGCATCGGAGGCCGGAAAGGAGGCGGGAGGTCGCCGGCGCGGCCTCTCCCGCCTCGGGCCTTACGCCTATTTATTGCCGGTGCTGGCGATTCTCGGCGTATTCGTCTACTGGCCCCTGGTCCAAACGGCCATTCTCTCCTTATACGAATGGAATCGGGTCAGCCCGGTCAAAACCTACATCGGCGGCCGCAACTACGCGGAACTTTTCGGAAGTCGGGATTTTCGCCTGGCCGCGTGGAACACCCTGCAGTACATGTTTTGGATTCTCCTCGGCAAAGGGGCCCTGCCCCTGATTGCCGCCTGGGCCGTGGCGGAAATCACCGGGCCCTGGCACCGGATTTACCGGGGCGTGCTGTTCGTGCCGGCGGTGGTGTCGGCGGCGGTGGCCTCGCTGTTGTGGCTGTGGATCCTCAACCCCATCGGCGGAGTGTTGAACGGCCTCCTGCAGGTGTTTGGCATCCAGGGACCCATGTGGTTGTCGGATCCCCACTGGGTGGTGGTCGCCCTGTCGGCGGTGGGGGCCTGGAAAGGCTTTGGCCTGAGCTTCATCCTCTATTTGGCGGGGCTTGTAAATATCCCCCAGGAGTACGTGGAGGCAGCCCGGGTGGACGGCGCGGGGCGCTGGCAGATTTTCTGGCGGATCACCTGGCCCCTGCTCATGCCGACGACAGTCTTCGTGGCCCTGACCTCGGCCCTGGAGGCGGTGCAGGACGTGTTTGTTCCCATTCAAATGTTGACCCAGGGTGGGCCCAACCAAGCCAGCACCAACCTGGTGTACCTGATTTGGGAGCAGGGGTTCCAATTCTTCCGCACCGGGCTGGCCTCGGCCACCAGTGTGGTGGTGTTCGCCGTTTTCTTGGTGCTGGCGGTCTGGCAAATCCGGGTCATCGACAGGAGGATGAGGGAGGAATGA
- a CDS encoding carbohydrate ABC transporter permease, whose protein sequence is MSRATWWMHGLAAVSALLLLFPLLWMISTSLKTPEQVFGGGWLPHPATWMNYVEAFAGAPLGIYFKNTLIVAVLVTAGQVVTAILAAYVFGLFRFPGRDLLFYLVIGTMMIPIQVTLLPNYLLISSLGWLNTYIGAAAPQLANAFGVFFLRQHLLGFPRELLEAARVDGAGTWRTLWQVVVPIIRSPIVALVILVFVNTWNEYLWPLVVLTDPPMKTLTVGLQGFVSMEGGNNWGPLMAAATLTTLPALLLYLVAQRQIISSFMQSGLK, encoded by the coding sequence ATGAGCCGGGCGACCTGGTGGATGCACGGGCTGGCGGCGGTGTCCGCCTTGCTGCTGTTGTTCCCACTGCTGTGGATGATTTCGACGTCCCTGAAGACGCCGGAACAAGTATTCGGGGGCGGGTGGCTCCCCCATCCGGCGACATGGATGAACTACGTGGAGGCCTTCGCCGGGGCGCCGCTCGGAATCTATTTCAAAAATACCCTGATTGTGGCGGTTCTGGTGACGGCGGGGCAGGTTGTCACGGCCATCCTGGCGGCGTATGTGTTCGGCCTGTTTCGGTTCCCGGGGAGAGATTTGCTGTTTTATCTGGTGATCGGGACGATGATGATCCCGATCCAGGTGACCCTGCTTCCGAATTATTTGTTGATCTCGTCCTTGGGCTGGCTCAATACGTACATCGGGGCAGCGGCCCCCCAGTTGGCCAACGCTTTCGGGGTGTTTTTCCTGCGCCAGCACCTGCTCGGTTTTCCCCGGGAACTGCTCGAAGCCGCCCGGGTGGACGGTGCGGGCACCTGGCGGACGCTGTGGCAGGTGGTGGTGCCCATCATCCGATCGCCCATTGTGGCGCTGGTGATCCTGGTGTTTGTGAATACGTGGAACGAATACCTCTGGCCGCTGGTGGTTTTGACCGACCCGCCCATGAAAACCCTGACCGTCGGCCTTCAAGGGTTCGTGAGCATGGAAGGCGGCAACAATTGGGGGCCGCTCATGGCGGCTGCGACACTGACCACGTTGCCCGCCCTGCTCCTGTATCTGGTGGCCCAGCGCCAGATCATCTCCAGTTTTATGCAGTCGGGGTTAAAATAG
- a CDS encoding PIN domain-containing protein, producing the protein MAECFWIDTNLLLRLITEDPEGMTKETLELVSLVDLGEIKLRASSMVVAECVWVLESVYEYKPGEIAKALRRYLTSNVIEFDEKEVVERALDDYEQHNVDFIDAYVARKAKFSTTPRIITWDRDFRRLDIEWFKPPEIVKRVKEAQGQRE; encoded by the coding sequence TTGGCCGAGTGTTTTTGGATTGATACAAATTTGTTATTACGCCTTATAACGGAAGATCCAGAAGGAATGACCAAAGAAACATTGGAGCTGGTTTCGTTAGTTGATCTTGGCGAGATCAAATTAAGGGCTTCGTCTATGGTTGTTGCAGAATGTGTTTGGGTCTTGGAATCGGTCTACGAATATAAACCTGGGGAAATCGCCAAAGCATTGCGCCGGTACTTGACGAGTAATGTAATTGAGTTTGACGAAAAAGAAGTTGTAGAGCGTGCGTTAGATGATTATGAACAGCATAATGTAGATTTTATCGATGCATACGTGGCGCGTAAGGCAAAATTCAGTACAACCCCTCGAATCATCACGTGGGATCGGGATTTCCGGCGCCTCGACATCGAATGGTTTAAACCGCCGGAAATTGTGAAAAGAGTTAAAGAAGCACAAGGTCAACGGGAATGA
- a CDS encoding AbrB/MazE/SpoVT family DNA-binding domain-containing protein: MKEENKSIQKEREKKVLATRTISSKGQVVIPVEVRRLLNIEPGDQVIFSLNDFGEIVMRAKKREKLSDLIGILPAKKRVDGDFEVIRKKARRIMAVRKHALREDE, encoded by the coding sequence ATGAAAGAGGAAAATAAATCTATACAGAAGGAGAGGGAGAAAAAAGTGTTGGCTACTAGGACAATTTCCAGCAAGGGGCAAGTCGTTATTCCGGTAGAAGTTCGACGACTGTTAAACATTGAGCCTGGGGATCAGGTGATTTTCTCTTTGAATGATTTTGGGGAGATTGTAATGAGAGCAAAAAAGCGGGAAAAACTATCAGATTTGATTGGAATACTTCCTGCCAAGAAACGCGTTGATGGGGATTTTGAGGTTATTCGCAAAAAGGCCCGAAGGATCATGGCTGTCCGCAAGCATGCGTTAAGGGAGGATGAATAA
- a CDS encoding SbcC/MukB-like Walker B domain-containing protein, translating into MDLHDQIARLREERTRWRETERALQEELRESSERRGALKAEWEHRKEALTQAQSAVREAAMRLSREWALRLVDLEREIDASVPVPLGSQIPAKAPEGPHDHAGTPEDSGEPEDLTPWISLGQALVKRYKPRFAGWRMDNLTMKLLDVFSKEKNDLLEYVLDCHLDEELGRYFIESVQDRAQRRTPRALCEKLASDLEQQRLLIQEKERELYEQVLIHSVGRAIRDKINRAQAWVAEMNRFMAARRTSSGLVLSLEWRPRRAETEQELDAAELVQLLRKAPETLRDHELERMVAHFRSRIHWAKEEAEQGANLRRMMGQLLDYRTWFTFTLYFRKGDTPRRELTDSQFNVMSGGEKAMSMYIPLLAAADSRYKDLRPDAPRIISLDEAFAGVDNENLRDMFQLLTEMDFDYMMTSQVLWGC; encoded by the coding sequence TTGGATCTGCACGATCAAATCGCCCGGCTGCGGGAAGAGCGAACGCGCTGGCGGGAAACGGAACGGGCTCTCCAAGAGGAGCTGCGCGAAAGCAGCGAGCGCCGGGGCGCGCTCAAAGCCGAGTGGGAACATCGGAAAGAGGCGTTGACACAGGCTCAAAGCGCCGTTCGGGAGGCGGCGATGCGGCTCTCCCGGGAATGGGCTCTGCGCCTGGTGGATCTGGAAAGAGAAATCGACGCTTCCGTGCCGGTGCCCCTCGGTTCGCAGATCCCGGCCAAGGCTCCCGAAGGCCCGCATGACCATGCGGGAACTCCCGAGGATTCCGGGGAACCGGAGGACCTCACGCCGTGGATCTCCCTCGGACAGGCCCTGGTCAAACGGTACAAGCCTCGATTCGCCGGCTGGCGCATGGACAATTTGACCATGAAGCTTCTGGACGTATTTTCCAAAGAGAAAAATGACCTCTTGGAATATGTGCTGGATTGTCACCTGGACGAGGAGCTGGGCCGATACTTTATTGAGTCTGTTCAGGACCGCGCCCAGCGGCGAACCCCGCGGGCCCTGTGCGAGAAACTGGCGTCGGATCTGGAGCAGCAGCGGCTTTTGATTCAGGAAAAGGAGCGGGAGCTGTATGAACAGGTCTTGATCCACAGTGTCGGCCGCGCCATTCGGGATAAAATCAACCGCGCCCAAGCGTGGGTGGCGGAGATGAACCGGTTCATGGCCGCCCGCAGGACGTCCAGCGGCCTGGTGTTGTCCTTGGAATGGCGGCCGCGGCGGGCGGAGACCGAGCAGGAACTGGATGCTGCAGAACTGGTGCAACTGTTGCGCAAGGCGCCGGAAACGTTGCGGGACCACGAGCTGGAACGGATGGTGGCCCATTTTCGTTCCCGCATTCACTGGGCGAAAGAAGAAGCCGAGCAAGGGGCGAACCTGCGGCGGATGATGGGGCAGTTGCTCGACTACCGGACGTGGTTCACGTTCACGCTCTATTTTCGCAAAGGAGACACGCCCCGCCGGGAACTCACCGACTCCCAGTTCAACGTGATGAGCGGGGGCGAGAAAGCCATGTCCATGTACATCCCGCTGCTGGCCGCCGCCGACTCCCGGTACAAAGACTTGAGGCCCGACGCCCCGCGGATCATCTCTCTGGACGAAGCGTTCGCCGGAGTGGACAATGAGAATCTGCGCGATATGTTCCAACTGCTCACCGAGATGGATTTTGATTATATGATGACGAGCCAAGTTCTGTGGGGCTGTTAG
- a CDS encoding TIGR02679 domain-containing protein — MGDAHPEDPQQLAEMREQLRNYLVQPGLARLWPAAWDKFERLGRVAGRIRLTGLASDEREAIGALLAANLYGREEVSLRLADLDRALRETRFGVDLVACLRLLYGDLHLRPAERAADREAWIRFCDWVRRTAVRPWLEGWVDRLCRGRGPGYRTFLECYKTFRAAGRCPEWEWDVRALSRVPLGSPVRLPVLAAETVGDPHGLDRDRLAGRVFYWGLVAWAEDPQEEELESEGEPDIIAPTERTRRLYDRAGVRLDDISSVVWVAGWPGLSDLPAALPLFTLEQVRNIPPVSEAHVVENPAVFASLYERIRVDDRVPARPLVCPSGQPSAGALKLLDAVVDKGQIWYSGDFDPQGLQMALALKERYGSRFRPWRLDRETYLSVDHPGLPDITPDEDATLGRLTIPWDPELIPTMRTRRRKVFQEQLLERLAADLECHSPGPAANRPTPPQAGFHPISGE, encoded by the coding sequence ATGGGCGATGCGCACCCCGAAGATCCGCAACAATTGGCCGAGATGCGTGAGCAGTTGCGGAACTATCTCGTTCAGCCGGGGCTTGCCCGCCTGTGGCCCGCCGCCTGGGACAAATTCGAACGGTTGGGCCGGGTGGCGGGACGGATTCGCCTGACCGGTCTCGCTTCCGATGAACGGGAGGCGATCGGGGCGCTGCTGGCGGCAAACCTGTACGGCCGGGAAGAGGTGTCCCTCCGGCTGGCCGATCTCGATCGCGCTTTGCGAGAAACCCGGTTCGGCGTCGATCTGGTCGCCTGTCTGCGGCTTTTGTACGGCGACCTGCACCTTCGCCCGGCGGAGCGGGCGGCGGACCGCGAGGCGTGGATCCGGTTTTGTGATTGGGTGCGCCGGACCGCCGTCCGACCATGGCTCGAGGGATGGGTGGACCGGTTGTGCCGGGGCCGGGGACCGGGCTACCGGACCTTTTTGGAATGTTACAAGACGTTTCGCGCCGCGGGGCGGTGCCCGGAATGGGAGTGGGACGTTCGGGCGTTGTCGCGGGTGCCCCTCGGCAGTCCGGTGAGACTGCCGGTTCTCGCCGCGGAAACCGTCGGCGACCCCCATGGCCTGGATCGGGATCGCCTGGCCGGGAGAGTGTTTTACTGGGGACTCGTCGCCTGGGCCGAAGACCCGCAGGAAGAAGAACTCGAGTCCGAAGGAGAGCCGGATATCATCGCTCCCACGGAACGGACGCGCCGCTTGTACGATCGGGCGGGCGTCCGGCTGGACGACATCAGTTCTGTGGTGTGGGTGGCCGGCTGGCCGGGCCTCTCCGACCTTCCGGCCGCTCTGCCCCTTTTCACCCTGGAACAGGTGAGAAACATACCGCCGGTTTCGGAGGCCCATGTGGTCGAAAACCCTGCCGTCTTCGCCTCGTTGTATGAGCGCATTCGGGTGGACGACCGCGTCCCTGCACGGCCCCTGGTTTGTCCCAGCGGCCAACCCTCCGCCGGGGCGTTGAAACTGCTCGACGCAGTGGTGGACAAAGGGCAAATTTGGTACAGCGGCGACTTCGATCCCCAAGGGCTTCAGATGGCCCTGGCTCTAAAGGAGCGGTACGGATCCCGATTTCGGCCCTGGCGGTTGGACCGGGAAACCTACTTGTCGGTGGACCATCCGGGGCTGCCGGACATCACCCCGGATGAAGATGCGACTCTGGGGCGTCTCACCATCCCGTGGGATCCGGAATTGATCCCGACCATGAGAACACGTCGGCGAAAAGTGTTTCAGGAGCAGCTCCTCGAACGTTTGGCCGCGGACCTCGAGTGCCACTCGCCCGGGCCGGCGGCGAACCGCCCCACGCCGCCGCAAGCGGGCTTTCACCCGATCTCCGGAGAATAG
- a CDS encoding helix-turn-helix domain-containing protein: MIKCHLSKLIGKHKHSLADVHRLTGLSRATLHRLYHETNDAIRYETIKKLCSLYRCQVVDLIKWIPDNKVNDENGQTDSVPGMP; the protein is encoded by the coding sequence ATGATCAAATGCCACCTCTCCAAACTCATCGGCAAACACAAGCATTCACTTGCCGATGTCCACCGCTTGACTGGGCTTAGTCGAGCAACGTTACATCGCCTGTATCACGAAACCAACGACGCCATTCGGTATGAAACCATCAAGAAGCTTTGCTCACTTTATCGGTGCCAAGTTGTAGACTTGATCAAATGGATTCCAGACAACAAGGTAAATGATGAAAATGGACAAACCGATTCGGTGCCGGGTATGCCGTAA
- a CDS encoding HEPN domain-containing protein, whose protein sequence is MQEAYEDIPTAYFLKRAGKRKLESAFFAHLTVEKALKSLVAQNTHKVPPKIHNLVGLAKRARLHTTQDQREFLVHDVYSVRMVIGKHTG, encoded by the coding sequence ATCCAGGAAGCGTATGAAGACATTCCCACCGCATATTTCCTAAAACGCGCCGGAAAGCGAAAACTAGAATCCGCTTTCTTTGCCCACTTGACCGTTGAAAAGGCATTAAAGTCTCTCGTCGCGCAGAACACCCATAAAGTGCCGCCAAAGATCCACAATCTCGTGGGATTGGCTAAACGTGCACGACTACATACGACTCAAGATCAGCGAGAATTTCTAGTACATGATGTATATAGTGTACGCATGGTAATTGGGAAACATACGGGGTAG
- a CDS encoding helix-turn-helix domain-containing protein translates to MKQSAIARLETGNAVPRLDTLIRIADALDLRLELVPREAGSELSVALAGV, encoded by the coding sequence GTGAAACAATCGGCGATCGCCAGGCTGGAGACTGGGAACGCGGTGCCGCGCCTGGACACCCTGATTCGCATTGCGGATGCGCTCGATTTACGACTGGAGTTGGTTCCGAGGGAAGCCGGGAGTGAGCTGTCGGTGGCTTTGGCGGGGGTGTGA
- the dps gene encoding DNA starvation/stationary phase protection protein Dps, which produces MTKLQSTKISLPENVRRDMVELLNRHVVLLTDLSIQTKLAHWNVRGPHFIAYHELFDELGGRLMEITDMVAERAVTLGGTAGVPVQEVSKRTTLPAWPVEQRRDAEVIRLLAERWAVVANSVREAISASAETDPDTSDLFTEVSRQLDKDLWFIESHLA; this is translated from the coding sequence ATGACGAAATTACAGTCCACGAAGATCAGCCTGCCTGAAAACGTGCGTCGGGACATGGTGGAACTGCTGAACCGTCATGTCGTGCTGCTTACAGATCTTAGCATTCAGACGAAGCTGGCACATTGGAATGTTCGCGGTCCGCATTTCATTGCCTACCACGAACTGTTTGATGAACTTGGAGGACGCTTGATGGAAATCACCGATATGGTGGCGGAAAGGGCGGTGACGCTGGGCGGAACAGCCGGTGTACCGGTACAAGAGGTGTCGAAGCGCACCACGCTCCCGGCATGGCCCGTGGAGCAGCGCAGGGATGCGGAGGTGATCCGCCTGCTTGCGGAACGATGGGCGGTGGTGGCCAACAGCGTTCGTGAGGCGATTTCGGCATCTGCGGAGACCGATCCGGACACTTCGGACCTATTTACGGAAGTATCGCGTCAGTTGGATAAAGATCTGTGGTTCATCGAGTCGCACCTTGCTTGA
- a CDS encoding HoxN/HupN/NixA family nickel/cobalt transporter, producing the protein MSVGMSSPPKVRSISLDFFTRRFVPENCKNMFLRQQNESLNFFARKLVQQRQSPSGVGLYFFLGHSTVVFAVALATAFAANWLQEKHPAFKDVGGVLIEYGGAHNDEITVHEDQPA; encoded by the coding sequence TTGAGTGTCGGCATGTCCTCACCCCCTAAAGTCCGGTCTATATCTTTAGACTTCTTTACTCGCCGATTTGTTCCGGAAAATTGTAAAAATATGTTTTTGAGGCAACAAAATGAATCCCTGAATTTTTTCGCAAGGAAACTGGTGCAGCAGAGACAAAGCCCTTCCGGCGTCGGATTATATTTTTTCCTGGGCCACTCAACGGTTGTCTTCGCAGTAGCGCTGGCCACGGCATTTGCAGCCAACTGGCTGCAGGAGAAGCATCCCGCCTTCAAGGATGTTGGAGGTGTCTTGATTGAATATGGAGGTGCCCACAATGACGAAATTACAGTCCACGAAGATCAGCCTGCCTGA
- a CDS encoding helix-turn-helix domain-containing protein, with protein sequence MCIFVRDLTPEEGNKLVKIARKGSNPVEVRRALVVLASAQKMKVSEISELYHLSQEHIRHVIHAFNQHGFEALKPRYKGGRPRTFTEEQRAAIIELAQIPPNTLGLPFTHWSLSKLKEEAERRGIVTSISMETIRVILEEADITYQHTKTWKVSNDPEFEVKKNESSRSTGIRPKTDGSSALTSLDRCPFSRFPVADGTRKVGPIDCRQRTAAPTG encoded by the coding sequence ATGTGCATCTTTGTCCGAGACCTGACACCTGAAGAGGGCAACAAACTTGTGAAGATTGCTCGCAAAGGATCCAACCCCGTTGAAGTGCGACGGGCTTTGGTCGTATTGGCTTCCGCTCAAAAGATGAAGGTGTCGGAGATCTCCGAGTTGTATCATCTGTCTCAAGAGCACATTCGTCACGTGATTCATGCCTTCAATCAGCATGGATTCGAGGCCTTAAAGCCTCGGTACAAGGGCGGACGACCGCGGACCTTTACCGAAGAACAACGAGCCGCGATCATTGAGTTGGCCCAGATCCCGCCAAACACCCTGGGTTTGCCCTTTACCCATTGGTCACTGTCCAAGCTCAAAGAGGAGGCCGAAAGGCGGGGCATCGTAACCTCCATTAGCATGGAGACTATCCGTGTCATTCTGGAGGAAGCCGACATCACCTACCAGCACACCAAGACATGGAAAGTCTCGAATGATCCTGAGTTTGAGGTAAAAAAAAACGAATCCAGTCGCTCTACCGGAATCCGCCCAAAGACGGACGGGTCATCTGCGTTGACGAGTTTGGACCGTTGTCCATTCAGCCGTTTTCCGGTTGCGGATGGTACCCGAAAAGTCGGCCCGATCGATTGCCGGCAACGTACCGCCGCACCCACGGGGTGA
- a CDS encoding IS630 family transposase: MCVDEFGPLSIQPFSGCGWYPKSRPDRLPATYRRTHGVRHLFAALDLKADKLYGHVSSSKKHQDILRFLKELRRRYHRSERLYVVLDNFSPHKHRTVTEWAAENNVELVFTPTQASWLNRIECHFAPLRSFVLRGSHYPNHEALATAIRSYLRWRNKHSRHARLLREQKKIKVV; this comes from the coding sequence ATCTGCGTTGACGAGTTTGGACCGTTGTCCATTCAGCCGTTTTCCGGTTGCGGATGGTACCCGAAAAGTCGGCCCGATCGATTGCCGGCAACGTACCGCCGCACCCACGGGGTGAGGCACTTGTTTGCGGCTCTAGATCTGAAAGCGGATAAGCTGTACGGGCACGTCTCATCCAGCAAGAAGCACCAGGACATACTGCGTTTTCTCAAGGAGCTCCGCCGGCGGTATCACCGGTCTGAACGGCTGTACGTGGTCTTGGACAATTTTTCACCTCACAAGCATCGTACTGTGACTGAGTGGGCTGCAGAAAACAATGTAGAACTGGTTTTTACACCGACCCAGGCGTCATGGTTGAACCGAATCGAATGCCATTTTGCGCCGTTACGATCGTTTGTGTTGCGTGGGAGTCACTATCCCAATCACGAGGCGTTGGCCACAGCGATTCGGTCGTACCTGCGTTGGCGAAACAAGCACAGCCGCCATGCCAGACTTCTACGTGAGCAAAAGAAGATCAAGGTTGTCTGA
- a CDS encoding copper amine oxidase N-terminal domain-containing protein has translation MKRFWKLWFGATALLALLAGGAASAAAPMFHGFQTVRVVLDGKEINADVPAVILEERTLLPVRALAEALGLQVSWDAQNQTALLKSNKQTCAHSFTTPEGITFTIQGVFANIEDKTAKPAATATVSVISTITNNSEKPYDLGQARLWLGDAGSKNSAVRLEGKIVSQKGEPVSGSFAPSESTRVWILFNVPADQSGSPNLKPVFGTWTGGHFEPYLNTCPNGHWVATYPRPNDPTPVWVWVCDFID, from the coding sequence GTGAAACGTTTCTGGAAATTGTGGTTTGGGGCAACAGCGTTACTGGCGCTCTTGGCCGGCGGGGCAGCTTCGGCGGCAGCCCCCATGTTCCACGGGTTTCAGACGGTACGGGTGGTACTTGACGGAAAAGAAATCAATGCAGACGTTCCCGCTGTGATCCTGGAAGAACGCACTCTCCTGCCCGTGCGCGCTCTGGCGGAAGCATTGGGCCTGCAGGTCTCATGGGACGCCCAAAACCAGACAGCGCTCCTTAAAAGCAACAAACAAACCTGTGCGCACAGTTTTACAACTCCTGAGGGAATCACTTTCACAATACAAGGGGTTTTTGCGAACATCGAGGACAAAACCGCCAAACCTGCCGCAACCGCTACAGTTTCTGTTATAAGTACCATCACCAACAACAGCGAGAAACCCTATGACCTCGGCCAAGCCCGCCTCTGGCTGGGAGACGCCGGTTCCAAGAACTCCGCCGTCCGGCTTGAAGGCAAGATCGTCTCTCAAAAGGGAGAACCTGTTTCAGGTAGCTTCGCTCCCTCTGAATCCACCAGGGTCTGGATACTGTTTAACGTGCCTGCCGATCAGTCCGGTTCGCCCAACCTGAAACCGGTCTTTGGAACATGGACAGGCGGTCATTTCGAACCATATTTGAATACGTGCCCGAACGGCCATTGGGTCGCGACTTATCCGCGGCCTAATGATCCGACTCCCGTATGGGTCTGGGTCTGTGATTTCATAGACTAA